Proteins encoded in a region of the Pseudochaenichthys georgianus chromosome 20, fPseGeo1.2, whole genome shotgun sequence genome:
- the LOC117465709 gene encoding uncharacterized protein: MPRALSDVWRHFTPANVQGRSVYMCKYCDKTYVKNATKMQQHIAKCKQIPQGPKHAADRSSTPGGNESVSAVSESDTVSSAPGPSGIRGFFDFMDEPSQRKADECLARAVYATGSPLMLPSNVYWKRFLNVLQPAYTPPTRHALSTNLLDEEFNRVQTKVKQTIDKADCISVISDGWSNIRGQGIINYIVTTPQPVFYKSVDTKDNRHTGQYIADELKVIINDLGPEKVFALVTDNAANMKVAWAHVEETYPHITTIGCAAHTLNLLLKDIMALKTMDTLYKRAKQIVKYVKGKQVASATYLSKQKEKNMSTTLKLPSITRWGGVVIMYDSLLEGKESLQEMAISQTAGMLDDVFWEGVSSSLKILKPIEAAIAMIEGDGAILSDVQCLFAELKEEIQTVLPTSLLLKAEETAVVKSLEKRREFCMKPVHAAAYMLDPKYDMGILSGEEINGAYRVITVMSDHLGLDKGKVLGSLAKYRTKQGLWEGDGIWQSCQHISAATWWKGLCGSEALAPVASIILQIPPSSAASERNWSLFGNTHTKVRNRLTNVRVEKLVGIRANLRLFEPDTEPSSTRLDSDTAEDDSECDVDEAQEEPVG, translated from the coding sequence ATGCCACGTGCGCTATCCGATGTGTGGAGACATTTCACACCAGCTAATGTTCAAGGAAGGTCTGTGTATATGTGTAAATATTGTGATAAGACATATGTGAAGAATGCCACCAAAATGCAGCAGCATATTGCAAAGTGCAAACAAATTCCCCAAGGCCCAAAACATGCAGCAGACAGGAGTTCCACTCCAGGGGGAAATGAATCTGTTTCAGCTGTATCAGAGTCAGATACCGTCTCATCAGCTCCTGGTCCCTCTGGCATCAGAGGATTCTTTGATTTTATGGATGAACCTAGCCAGAGAAAAGCAGATGAGTGTTTGGCTCGTGCAGTCTATGCAACTGGCTCACCCCTGATGCTGCCATCCAATGTGTACTGGAAGAGGTTTTTGAATGTTCTCCAACCAGCATACACCCCCCCAACCAGACATGCGCTGTCTACTAATTTGCTGGATGAAGAGTTCAACAGAGTGCAAACAAAGGTCAAGCAAACCATTGACAAAGCAGACTGTATTTCAGTCATCTCTGATGGATGGTCAAATATCCGGGGACAAGGAATTATCAACTACATTGTCACCACTCCTCAACCTGTATTCTACAAGAGTGTAGACACAAAGGACAACAGACACACAGGCCAATACATTGCTGATGAGCTGAAAGTGATCATCAATGACCTTGGACCAGAGAAGGTTTTTGCACTGGTCACTGACAATGCAGCCAACATGAAGGTTGCCTGGGCACATGTGGAGGAGACCTACCCTCACATAACAACTATTGGCTGTGCTGCCCATACACTCAATCTTCTCCTAAAAGATATAATGGCACTGAAAACAATGGACACTCTGTACAAGAGAGCGAAGCAAATTGTGAAATATGTGAAGGGCAAACAAGTAGCTTCAGCTACGTATCTGTCAAAGCAAAAGGAAAAGAACATGAGTACTACACTGAAGCTCCCCAGCATCACACGATGGGGTGGCGTTGTCATCATGTATGATAGCCTTCTGGAGGGAAAGGAGTCTCTGCAAGAGATGGCCATATCCCAGACTGCAGGCATGTTAGATGATGTGTTCTGGGAAGGAGTGTCTAGCAGTCTGAAAATCCTCAAACCAATTGAAGCAGCAATAGCGATGATAGAGGGTGACGGTGCCATCTTATCGGATGTCCAGTGTCTTTTTGCAGAACTCAAAGAAGAAATCCAGACGGTCCTGCCCACTTCCCTACTACTGAAAGCAGAGGAAACTGCTGTGGTAAAGTCATTGGAAAAGCGGCGGGAGTTCTGCATGAAGCCGGTGCATGCAGCAGCGTACATGCTGGACCCAAAATATGACATGGGCATACTTTCTGGGGAAGAGATTAACGGTGCCTACAGGGTCATTACGGTCATGTCTGACCACCTGGGTCTTGATAAAGGCAAAGTTCTAGGCAGTTTGGCGAAGTATCGAACAAAGCAAGGCCTTTGGGAAGGGGATGGAATCTGGCAGTCATGCCAGCACATATCTGCAGCCACCTGGTGGAAGGGACTTTGTGGATCTGAGGCCCTTGCACCTGTAGCCTCCATCATCCTCCAAATCCCACCATCATCAGCCGCCTCCGAGCGCAACTGGTCACTGtttgggaacacacacacaaaggttcGCAACAGGCTCACAAATGTGAGAGTGGAAAAACTGGTTGGCATTCGGGCAAACCTAAGGCTCTTTGAGCCGGACACAGAGCCATCCTCAACCAGGCTGGACAGTGACACTGCAGAGGACGACTCAGAGTGTGATGTTGatgaggcccaggaagagcCCGTTGGCTGA